In Epinephelus moara isolate mb chromosome 20, YSFRI_EMoa_1.0, whole genome shotgun sequence, the genomic stretch CTCTGAGCCCTCCAGCCTCGCATTATACTCCATGCTTGCTAACTTTAtactttaatgacttttaattaTCTGATTTCTCAGATCTGAAACATGTGACAATAGCACAATGCAGCATAAACAAACAATTGTCTTGGGGTTACTTGTATATGCATTAATTTCCAGTATTCCAAATAATTAAGTTACACCCACTGCCCCTGATATAATATAGTATGGTTTAATATGATATTATAcataataatagtgataattaTTCCAACTTAACTGTTGGattgtgcctgtgtgtttcgGCCTGTTCTGTGCCAACCACCAGAATATACTTGTTCCCATTAGCACAGAAATATTATTTAGTTATAGTTCCTTACTCATCTAAGTTATGTAAAGCATTTTATATCATCACGCAACAGGATTGCAATGGATGGTTGTCCCCagttttttaccagttttatgGCGACCATAGAGTGACCCCTGTTGGGATTTTGGAGGAAATGCACAAACTGTATTATTTCTGTTAATTATAGACCTCACTCCTGAGATTGAGGTCTGAGATTTTCTTATGGGGAAATATAAAATTCAAAGGACTACAAGTGTTTCCTTCACCCTTGACTGGAGGCCTGTGGTGGTTGTAAATAACTGTGAACCAAATTTAAGGGATTCTATTAAGAACCCTGAAACATGCCACAACATGGGGAGAGTTTTGTGACACGAGGACCCAGCCATTACCATGCCATACCAAGATGTGACTGAACAGTTGATTGTTTATATGATGTCATTCAACAGTGACTGATGAAGCTCCTCTCAGTGCTTTGCATTTAGTACTAGCAGGTCtatgctgccctctgctggacaaCACTGACATTCAGTACACCTCTACACTTTGTTTCCTGTTATGTGATTTGATCTAACTCAACTGTGTAAAATGGAAGATATTGATCTATAAAGGCATTGCAACAGATCGAGTAATGCACTGAGCATGTCCATATCTCTGCTCTGGAAACAACTCTGGCATTATGTCTGTAGAAAAACTGTGTGGACTCATTATTCTATCTATTGAAAAGGTTGTTGTATCGAAGATGAAACCCCATTGCCATAATAAATGTTGGCAaagtatgtttctgcaaagcatGCATActtaacatttgtatgttattttgtAGCAGATAACGTTACgattcaacaatgctgtggataatgtatggttaggtttaggcacaaaaatacTTGGTTATGGAAGAGATCGTGTTTCGGCTTAAAACACTtgatttggtggcacaaacctCACTGTGAAGGCACAgatgtttctgtaaaaaaaaaaaaacactttttgtggcactatccccgctggaaatatggcaacaggttgctaaaaacacccaaaaaaagccactggaaatgcagcaatgactttctgaaaaacaacaggtcttgttgtttgttggtctccaaCAGCGGTCTGCTGTAGTGGTGTAGAGGTAGATAATTAAAAGAGGTGTAGTTAGTTGAAAGTTAAAAGTGGGTGTACTAGTAGGTACATAGGTAGGTTACCAAGGTGGAAGTGGGTATACACTCCTAtatattccagtggcttttgataataggtgggtatactgccAAAAAAGAGGCTGGTATTTCCCGTATAGGCTACctgtgtataccctccactacaccactggtctGCAGGTGTCAAGCCACCCATCAGtcctctccacctccagatgacaaagtcagctcatatattacatcactttGGAAACATTAATATAGTATCTTTCATATAAAACGTACAAATtgatttgtggtttgcagaaacgtacaatgccaacatataCTTCTGGCAACTTCTAAATGCACTGATTTTGTGACGGAGTTTGCTGccaagaaagacagaaagaacatACTGTAGGTGTCATTTTCTACAGTTTTGTCCTCAAGCACAGAGTGAACATCTGTATGATTTCATCATGCTTAATTAAAATGTCAGAGAGCATTGACTATTTAGACATCGATTTCCCACAGTTGGTGTCATGAGCATTAAAACATCGGTTTTTAAAGGTTCCTCAGCAAGGTCCCTCTCTTCATCATATGGACTTAAAGACTGAGGCGGGCATTTCTGAAAGCCAGAAAGACACACTCATGTTACGTGTAAAATATGAACCTCAAAATTTACTGGCCAGGAATGAAAAACTTCTGCTCTCTCATTCCTTACACAGCTTTTCAGCCCCAAGGTACCATCACTCAATCAAGCACTTAAGGATAATCACTGGTGATGCCAAGTGATGTTTGTGTGGATTCAGAGTTTAGGGCTTAAGCccggtatacactgtgcgattttgggctgtccaaGACCAATGTGAGAGAAATGTGGGGATGGTTGTGGCTCTGAAATTTGTCAGaatgtcagaaatttgggatgtgGTCTCACAGTGTGACTGCTCTTATGACCTttgtctactaaccaaccaatagaaatgcagcatgaaatgatgcactgGCGCTAAACCGAAACAAACAGACTAGATAGCAGcttgccatggaggcaaaaGGCGCCAAAGTCCTTGTGCATTCAGTATGGGAAGCTAAAACATTGTACGACATAGCCCGCGATTCAGTAGGCACTGTCATCATACAGTCTGCATATATCAAACTTGATAGAATGCCCAGGTTTATCAGATCCATGTTGCACAGTAAAGCTTCACCAAACCTAGATTgttaaaatctcacagtctgtaggaggctttaGGGTGAATGGTGGTACTGGATCTTCTACACCCTCTGGCAAAGACACCCATCAAGATGCTCATGTCCATCCGTTGTTTCCTCTCAACAAGGAGGTCAGTTGACTACACCCTTGTGTCCTTTACCACCAGCTGTTATCACTGAGCAATCAGTTCCCCCAGCACTGAGaatcatttaaaagcagctCTTAGCTCATGAAGACATTACAGATGGGCTGTTGTTAGGAAGAGCTGTAGGTAGCACACCCCTAACTAGAACGTAcctgttttgtatttgtgtagTGTCCTGGTGACAGGTAATAAATCAACTGGAACTCCATCAAGAACTGATCATTTAATTGTAAAATGAGGTAAGTAAGTTACAGGCTTAAATTTGTTCGACTTGTAAATGCTTtggttttaaaactgaaatgtatcTGCAGGGTTTTGTGGATTTCATGCCTGCTGATTGGAAGTATCACCTGTGGCCCTGTGGGAAAGAGTAAGATTTGTTGTCTCCATCGAATTAAAATAACTTGAGTTGTCAGTTAAGAGGCTCTGTATTTTGCTTGATACTAAACAGCTTTACATGAATGGTTACTAAGTAAGCtggctttttttctctctccagaaTTTAGTGCAAACAATGCTGACCCAAGCTCCATGATGCGGCTGCCATTTTCTTATGGGTATGGGTACAGTGGAATGGGGGTGAGTTCGGACTCAGGCAGCAGCTTCCCTCAACCAAGTCTATCCAACCCAAGCTCTGACAAAGCTGCTGAACTTCCTGCTCCACAAGATGCCATTTCCAGTGCTGGGGCTGGCAGTTACAGTGGCTCTCCAGTATACTACAGCGGTGCCAACATGGCTGCCGGTAATGCATTTTATGGTGGCTATGCTAGTTTTGGGGATGAACGGTATGGCTATGAGAACAGTGCTCCAAGTGGTGGCTATGGTGGTTCAGCCAGTGCTTATGTAGGGGACAGCTGGAGCTCTGGCTCTGCTAACAGCTATGATGGTGGTGACGAAAACTCTGAGCCGGTCTTCAGTGACGTGTCTGATCTGGAGCCAGTCTACTCCTTCAATTCACGTTCAAGCTACCAGAGAGGAAGAGCAGTGTTTGCTCAAACCCGCTACAGCCCAGAAGAGCCTGTTCCCCAAATCATGCCAGTATCCAGACGCATTAGCAAAACTTCTAAGCCACATAGTCCTGCTAAAGCTCCAACCAAGGGTGGCTTCTGAAGACCCTCTGGTAAGACACAATTCACTCAATACCTGATCAATATGTTTCTCAACTGATTACTCACTAATGTCTCTTGCTTTTTCAGGACTTGTTTTCCAGCTACATGTTCTGATGCCAATAAAGGTCTTTAATAAAAGTCTCTGGTTCTTAAACTTTCGTTTGAAGTGACACTCTGGAAACTGTAAAGCGCACCTCAAAGCTAACCTTTCAGACTACTTGGTTTAGTAGAACCACATTGTACATTTTGCCTTCTGTGCAAAACCCCTTGAAATCACCACTTCCTGGGTTATTCGATCATGTCTCAAGGTTGCTAGGCAGTGCTAGGTTGCCCTGgtattaaaatgcaaatggatGCAAACCTTAACTTGTAAAGGTGGCCAGAGTGGGTAACAAATCACATAATGGCGCACAACCTTGTCATTAAGCTGCATTTAGGCCTGGGGAGACTTACTTGGAAGTGTTTATTGTGCAGAAGCACAATCAGTTTATGGAAGCTTCTGCTGCAGCAGGTTTAATCTTGAAGGTAGCTTTGATTCCCACAGATTTTTGGTCTGCCTACAAAATGTTGTACTGCAAAACATTAAGCACTGTTTAGTCTAGTTAAATGGCATGAATTTTTGGGGCAGATGTAAATCAAACCTAAGGTCTGGACCATTCCAACTGCACCAAGACCCTTAAGAGGAAGTGGTCTTGGTCCAATCACATTCTGAATTTATCAACAGACCAGAGCAAGCTATTGGTTTTGAAAATGCCCTAAAATCAAATAAGATTGCAGATTCAATCAAGCCATTGTTTTTAAGTCACAAAAATGCTGTGATACAACTTGATGCTGAACAggtaaaacactgacttttgtcCAGAGATTTGAGTGGAGAGAATACCATATGACCTAATCATGAAGTAAAATGGGGAGTGCTGATGAGACAAATGGGACTAAAGCCTACTATACACTTGAAGACTCTGAAAAGACAAAGTTCTTGTCCTGTAAACATTCAAATTCATGCCAATGTTGATCCACCTGAAGAGTTCTAGCCCCAGTGTTGAGTTTAAGCTACAATAAATTGTTGAGAGACTTAATTTATACTTGGAGGGATGACTTGAGGTAGATGGGGTTAGTATTGACCCTTTCACACAACTCTGATTTTAGTTCTCAAATATCCATTTATTTGAGTCAAGGTACAGCTGTGATCAAAAGTGTATATACATTTATGACATGGCACTTTTTTGGGAGGATTTTATTATTACTTCAATGATTCTTTTTCTGTGGCAGAATGATTGGGAAATATACATCGTTGTGACACATCACTTTTATTATGCATTTTTGTGGGTCTTTGATATGACATGATCTGATGGGCCCAAAATATGCATACAGCAATTTACAGTGCCACATGAATTTTGGAGGCATagaaagatatttttatgaGATTTCCTCTTGGCTCAGAAACCACTAGTTTGTAGCAAACCATTCTCAAACCAGAggaaatagtgcatttattGGGGGTTATGTTTAGCTGCTGATTTGGTGCTTTAGTGAGTATATATCTGGCGGCAAGGTGGTCTATGTGGGATTCAGACAAAGTGTGTGCATTCATTGTAATGAGGGAACATGTCACCcaatgcaacagtgtggctcactgatctTCTTTTTGATGTGTCTTTTGGACAATAATGGAGCTCTACAGTACAGTGGAAGAAGATGTATCAGGCTTTAGGTCAATACCTGGATCAGTTTATTGTTGGTTTGGGTCTTGACATGGGACATTAACAAATATATTGGCAGCCTTATAATTTAAAACAAGCATCAAATCAGTTAGTCAATCAGttcctaaatattcttttttttaaacctcctAGCAAAGAAAGTCATGGAGATACCCACTTCAGTACATTGTTGCTCTTTGACAAGGAGGTCAATTAACCACTCCACAGGTGTCTTTTACTACcagctgtttccactgagcaatCAGTCCCCGTCAGCATTAGGAATCGTTTAAAAGCAGCCCATGTAAGTCAAAGCCACCACAGAGGCTTCTGCTGAAATCTGCAGGTCTGCTAGCAGGTAAGTGATGGGTTTGTTTAGGCTGTGATGCTTTCACTCATTGTTGGTGTAATCTCATTGTTAACTTGAAATTCCAACTTCATTCTTCTTTAGAATTTGCAGTCTTTTTGAGCAGTTAGAAATCTTGAACCCATCTACAATTTATCTACTAACTTGTGCTACAATGAGGTGAGTAAATTACTGTATATTCTTTAATGCTACTCAACAACTTCATGACCTAAAAATCCTCGTCTTTTATAGGGCGTTGTGGATTTCATTTCATCCTCGTCTTTTATAGGGCGTTGTGGATTTCATTTCTGCTGATTGGGAGCATTGCCTGTGTTCCTACAGGGAAAAGTAAGACAAAATGAATAAGAAAACACTGTAACTATAAaactaaacatgttttagcttaactATTTAATGGCATCAAATGAACACAActaaatctgtttttgtttttctctccagaATTTAGTGCAAACAATGCTGACCCAAGCTCCATGATGCGGCTGCCATTTTCTTATGGGTATGGGTACAGTGGAATGGGGGTGAGTTCGGACTCAGGCAGCAGCTTCCCTCAACCAAGTCTATCCAACCCAAGCTCTGACAAAGCTGCTGAACTTCCTGCTCCACAAGATGCCATTTCCAGTGCTGGGGCTGGCAGTTACAGTGGCTCTCCAGTATACTACAGCGGTGCCAACATGGCTGCTGGTAATGCGTTTTATGGTGGCTATGCTAGTTCTGGGGATGAACGGTATGGCTATGACAACAGTGCTCCAAGTGGTGGCTATGGTGGTTCAGTGGGGGACAGCTGGAGCTCTGGCTCTGCTAACAGCTATGATGGTGGTGACGAAAACTCTGAGCCGGTCTTCAGTGACGTGTCTGATCTGGAGCCAGTCTACTCCTTCAGTTCTCGTTCAANTTCAGCCAGTGCTTTTGTGGGGGACAGCTGGAGCTCTGGATCTGCTAACAGCTATGATGGTGGTGAAGAAAACTCTGAGCCGGTCTTCAGTGACATGTCTGATCTGGAGCCAGTCTACTCCTTCAATTCACGTTCAAGCTACCAGAGAGGAAGAGCAGTGTTTGCTCAAACCCGCTACAGCCCAGAAGAGCCTGTTCCCCAAATCATGCCAGTATCCAGACGCATGAGCAAAACTTCTAAGCCACGTAGTCCTGCTAAAGCTCCAACCAAGGGTGGCTTCTAAAGACCCTCTGGTAAGACACAATTCACTCAATACCTGATCAATATCTGTTTCTCAACTGATTACTCATGTCTCTTGCTTTTTCAGGACTTGTTTTCCAGCTACATGTTCTGATGCCAATAAAGGTCTTTAATAAAAGTCTCTGGTTCTTAAACTTTCGTTTGAAGTGACACTCTGGAAACTGTAAACGCACCTCCAAAGCTAACCTTTCAGACTACTTGGTTTAGTAGAACCACATTGTACATTTTGCCTTCTGTGCAAAACCCCTCAATTACCACTTCCTGGATTATTCCATCATGTCTCAAGGTCCCAGTGCTAGGTTGCCCTGgtattaaaatgcaaatggatATAAAACCTTAAAggtgtatgtaagaatgtggccaaaacggttactgcactcaataCTGCTGCGAGTCGTGCCTGCCCCCccgagactgatttgtttgcccacaggcggctgccgcgtccttgatcttccgttttccagcggaccgttcaagcaagtccggcttctctgctgctaacgctgctcccgggatacagctgaggaggagccggctgctaatgctatgtactgggacactgctaatgctgcttgccgtgctgctgtagctcagtcgtaactgtagctgatgctgagactctactgactgtgacggtagatggcggtgggtggcgcaacaggccaaaacacaaattcaaaacaaacatgttttgcggactgtaaaaaatttctttaaatgcgaatattctggctgtactattgttgagatcagtatgttatatgaacatattccttagtctctgacatattaggatgattttatgactatttgctttagatttcttacatatagctccttaaCTTGTAAAGGTGGCCAGAGTGGATAACAAATCAGACTGGCACACAACCTTGTCATTAAGCTGCATTTAGGCCTGGGGAAACTTACTTGGAAGTGTTTTGAAGGAGCTATGTCATTAGTTTGattagtttatttttgttttgtgttttgtttttatttatttttgtgggTAAACACTAGGGGCACCAGACAGTAGGGGATATAGGTAGCCAGGTGTTAGAGGCAGGTGATGCACCGGGAAggggaaatgttttttttttttaccagcaggACAAAGCAGAGAGGCAGCATGGTTTTtgaacatgtttgtttgctgttgaaAGCTGAAAATAAACCTTCTGAACGGAGCTACTGGCCCGGAAAATGAATTCTTTGACTGCCTGAGTAAGCCTAACTAACCTGGTGCATTTGTGGCCCTTTGAGTGGATTTTGAATTTTCTtaaattttgatattttttgaaGGAGctcttatttttgtctttttttgccCTTTGAACAAATGGCCACAACATAAAGTAAAAAACCACCCTTGGAATAACCCACAGTAAACCCGACCTCGGAACAAGAAAACAGGAAAGGAGGATCATTTATTGGAAAAACTGATTCTCTGGATTTCATGAATGAATGCGCATTGGAGGCACGCAGAAAGGAAAGCCCTCACCGACAAGCCAAACAAAGGACCTGCAGCCACACAATATCAAGGCACAGCAAAGCCAGAAGGAGCCACATCACAGCCAAGAAACATCGCACAGAGATGGTATGTGCATGAGACAAACATTGACTGTAAAGCTGTATTGGAAAGCGGTGCAACGATTGGAGTTGACTGTCATGTTCTCACTGCTCAGTATTGTCTTTTGGCGTTGTCAGTTTTGTCGGACATGAATGAGACTGGTGCTGATTATTTGAATTGTTGTTGCCGTGCTTATTTGTGGGCCTTATTAGCGTGAAATGTCACGTAATATGTGTCGGTGTGGTTGTTGATGCCGCTGCGCAAATGGTTGCGGACTGAGCGATACATTGTTTCTGTTTGGTCCTCTAGGTTCCGGTTGTGGTGTGATATATTGTTTCAATTAAGTTTCTATATAGTTTGTGGATGTGGTATTGCATAGCCTACACTGAAAGAAGTGTGCACTGAGCTTGATGTTGCTTCCATAAATTGTTTATGGCTATGCTGCAAAGTTGGACGCGTGTGTTAAAGAGGAAGCGCACACAATGTCTGACGTTACTAATGCAAAGCCAGACGGTAACATGTCCATGCCACCGGAAAAAAGAGACATCAAAGTCACTGCAAAGGGTCTGGCATACCACATAGAAAGGTCAAAATGAAAGCAAGCAAGCAAACTTATGAAAGGTCTTCGGATGCTTATGGAATCAAAGGAAAATGTCACTGATGTGCAATATGAATTGTCCACTTTCATCAAATGCTGTGATGAAGCAAAGGAGGAGCATGAGTCTTTTTTAAGCTTGCCTATACCCCAGGATGAAGTGGAAAGACAAAACAAGTGGTTTCACACACAAATGACAATCTATAATGACTTTgtagaaaatgtgaaaaagtgGCTTGTTGATGCTCGTCAGCCATAtgcacaacctgatgttgagtGCTCTGAACATGTTGATGTTGATAATGAGGAAATTGGACCTGGGGATAGTGTTTCTAACATCTCACGCTCTAAATCAAGCCATGTAAAAGCTTCATCTCAGTTATCACGTATCTCTAAAACATCATCTGCACGCATCAAGGCTGAAGCTGAGAGAGCAGCTCTTATGGAACGTGTTGCAGCATTGAAGAAAAAACATCTAATAGAGGCACAAGAGGAACAACTGaggaaggaaaaggaaagaCTGGAGCTGGAAACTGAGATGGCAGCTGCTAATGCTAAAATCAGTGTATTGGAAGCTAATGCATCAAGGAGTGGTTCAAGAGTGTCAGATGGAATgcactcttattttgaaaaggctaATGCTCAACCCATCAGTAATCTCAATcctactgcagcttcttacattcTTGAAAAAAAGCTAACTGACATCTTACTTCCACCGCTGGTTGTTCGTCCAAAGGAAAGGACACAGGAACAGATTCCAAAAACATCAGTAAAAACCAACGTCCAGACTCAGGTGACAAATCAAGTGCAAGAAACTCATTTGAGGTCCAGCATGCAGGCCCACACCGATGTACAGAGAAGCTCGGTGGGCCATGTTCACTCTCAAACTCCAATGCTGAGGGATAACAGTCAAAATGACATTGTCAATATCATGCAAagacaaaatgacatcactacTTTATTAGTCCAACAGAATCTTTCATCTTCTCTCCCACCAAGAGACATTCCACTGTTTACCGGAGATCCTCTTCAGGACCAAGCTTTTATGAGAGCATTTGAAAATGGAGTggagggaaaaacaaacaaccttGGCGACTGCTTGCACTATCTTGAACAGTACACCAGGGGGCAGCCGCGAGATATAGTGCAAAGCTGCCAACATCTTCCTCCAGATCAAGGATACCAGAGAGCCAAAAATCTTCTTCGAGAACATTTTGGAAATGAACAAAAGATAACCTCTGCTTATATGGACAAAGTTTTCAGCTGGACACCTATTAAAGGTGAAGATGTTCAAGCATTGCAAGCCTTTGCTCTCTTTCTTCGTGGATGCTGCAATGCAACAGAAAATATCATGTATATGAAGGAATTGGATTTGCCATCAAACATGAGAAGCATTGTGCTGAAGTTGCCCTATAAGCTTCGAGAAAAGTGGAGAAATATCGCCTGTGACCTGCAAGAGCGGCGAGGGCAGAGGGCTTTGTTTTCAGATCTCAGATCGCTTTATTGAAAAACAAGTCAGGATTGTATCAGATCCCTTGTTTGGCAACATTCATGATACACAACCTATAACTTCAACTAAAGGTTTCACTCCAAGGCaaataaaggaaacaaaaaggCACAAAGGAAGCAGTTTTGCCACCAATGTTACTGAAATAGAGGGAAAAGCTAAGTCAGCGTagacagagaaaaaggaaagctcttcctccacctctacTTATCAAGGCTGTTTGTTCTGTAAAAAAAGTGGTCACTCATTGGACAAGTGCTCACAGTTTAAAGGGAAAATTCACCGTGATAAGATCAGCTTCATCAAGGAGAAGGGAATCTGCTTTGGCTGTTTGCAGATAGGCCACATTAGCAGAGACTGTAGGAGTCGACTGGAGTGTAATGTGTGCAGCCAAAAGCATCCGGGAATTCTCCATATTGAACATCAGGATAAAGGAACATCCGCAGAACAATCAGAACAGCCAGGTAAATCAACAGTATGTACTGCAACTGCTGCACCGCAGACATGTGGCCATATTGGGGCCGGTTGTGAGGACGACAGCATCCTTTCTATTGTCCCAGTTCAAGTAAAGTGTCTAAAAGGTGACAAGGTATTGCAGACCTACGCCTTCTTGGACCCTGGCAGTACTGGTACATTCTGCACAGATAGTCTGGCTCAAAGGTTGAATGTGAGCAGACGAAGAACCCGCATTCTGTTAAGAACAATGGGTCAGACAAAGACTGTGGACAGTCATGTGATATCAGGTTTGGCAGTGTCTGGACTGGGCAGGAACAACTTCATTGAGCTGCCTGAAGTTTTCACACAAAAATGCATGTCTGTGACAAAGCTCAATATTCCCAAGCAGGAAGATGTCGATCAATGGCCATATCTGAGGGATACTGAACTCCATGAAATTGACTCTGATATAGACTTGCTCAT encodes the following:
- the LOC126408631 gene encoding uncharacterized protein LOC126408631, producing MRVLWISCLLIGSITCGPVGKKFSANNADPSSMMRLPFSYGYGYSGMGVSSDSGSSFPQPSLSNPSSDKAAELPAPQDAISSAGAGSYSGSPVYYSGANMAAGNAFYGGYASFGDERYGYENSAPSGGYGGSASAYVGDSWSSGSANSYDGGDENSEPVFSDVSDLEPVYSFNSRSSYQRGRAVFAQTRYSPEEPVPQIMPVSRRISKTSKPHSPAKAPTKGGF